AGCTGCTCGGTGTCTACCAGCGCGCCCTGTCGGCCTACTGGAGGCTGCTCGCGCGGACGGTCCTGCCGTGAGGCTCTCCCGCCACGCCGCCCGCAGCCTGGCGTTCGCCAGCGCGACGTCAGGGTCTGGCGTCCTGCTACTCCTGCTGCTCATCGTTGCCGGACGCCTGCTGGGCGACGAACGGTACGGGCAGTTCTCGTTCGCCCTGGCCCTCGCCACGATCGTCGAGACGCTCGTCGACTTCGGCCTGAAGGAGGTCGCGACGCGCTCGATCGCGCGCGACCGCTCGATCGCTGCGCGCCTCGTCGCCAATACCTTCGGGTTGAAGATCGCGCTCGGCGCCTCGGCCCTGGCGCTGCTCGCCGTGGTCACCTTCGCGCTGCGGCCCGAGACCGACGTGCGCGCGGCGTGCCTGCTGCTCGGCGCCTCGTCGGTGGTGCGGTCGTACCTGATGACGCTGCGCCACACGCTGAACGGCCTCGAGCGCTTCGGCCTCGAGAGCGCCGTCGTCGTGGCCGACCGTGCGTTCCTGCTCGTTTTCGGCGTGGTCGCCCTCACCGGCGGCTTCGGGCTCGTCGGCCTCGCGGTCGCGTTCGTCGCCGGCCGCAGTCTCGCCTTCGTGCTGGCCTACGCCATCACACGCCGCCAGGTGGGCGCACTCGGCCTCGGCTTCGACGTCGCCTACTGGCGCGACCTGCAGCGCACGGCGCTGCCCTTCGGCCTCTTCATCGCCGTGCTCAGCCTCTATTCGTACGTTGACACGCTCATGTTGAGCGTGATGCGGTCCGACCAGGAGACGGGCCTCTACAACGCGGCCTATCGGCTCTACGAGGGGCTCATCAACCTGCCGGTCATCATCGCCACGGTCGTGGGCCCGAAGCTCTCGCGCTACTTCGTCTCCGACCCGGGGCGTCACCTGAGGCTCGCGCGCTGGTCGGTGGGGGGCGCCCTCGGCA
The Acidobacteriota bacterium DNA segment above includes these coding regions:
- a CDS encoding flippase codes for the protein MRLSRHAARSLAFASATSGSGVLLLLLLIVAGRLLGDERYGQFSFALALATIVETLVDFGLKEVATRSIARDRSIAARLVANTFGLKIALGASALALLAVVTFALRPETDVRAACLLLGASSVVRSYLMTLRHTLNGLERFGLESAVVVADRAFLLVFGVVALTGGFGLVGLAVAFVAGRSLAFVLAYAITRRQVGALGLGFDVAYWRDLQRTALPFGLFIAVLSLYSYVDTLMLSVMRSDQETGLYNAAYRLYEGLINLPVIIATVVGPKLSRYFVSDPGRHLRLARWSVGGALGIAVPAAVLTAWFAPWLVTTLFGQPYLPAAPVLLVLALGFVFVFPLQLMHSVAISVNEERLLLRAGLVGLVGNVGLNLFLIPVYGMHGAAIATVVSEGASLGLLVYGVVS